Below is a window of Candidatus Leptovillus gracilis DNA.
TTCGCCACTTTCCGGGTCCAGAAAAGCTAAAAAGAGCGTGACAAACATATTGTAATTGCTATGGTTGCTGCCAACCTGGACGTTGGTCAGCATGACTGAATCCAGCAGCGCGGCAAGATCAATGGGGCGAAAGGCGGTAATGCCTGGCGGCGGCGGAACAGGGACTTGATGGGCCAACAAACCATGATCGCCTAGAAAATAATGTTGTTGAATAAAGGCGCGCAGCAGGCTGCGCACCTGAGCCATAAAAATGGCCGCCGCTACCCCCTTATCACACACATCGGCGACAACCAGCCCGATTTTGCTGTTGGGCATGTGAAAGACGTCGTAAAAGTCGCCAGCCACCACCCGCGACGGTTCAAAATGGTAGGCGATGTCCCAGCCTGGCGGCTGCGGGATGCTTGTGGGCAAAAATTCCGTCTGGACCTTACGGCCGATTTCCAATTCCCGTTCGGCTTGCAGCAGGTCTGTTTGTCGCTGCCGCAAGACATGGTTATGTAAGACAACGGCCGCTTGCGAAGCCAACGATTCGGCCACCAGCTTATGGTAAATGGAAAAAGGGATAATGTGATCGTCAACAACCGATTTGGCATTGAGCAGTTGCAAAACGCCAATCACGTCATTATTTTTCAGGGGCACCGTCAGGCAGGAGACGGTGTGGTAGTTGTGCTGCGCATCGAACTGCTTGACGCCGGAAAAATCAAATTCAGGGCTGTTATAAATATCGGGAATGTTCACAGACTGCCCATGAAGGGCTACGTAAGTGGAAACATTGTCATGGTTAGGATAACCCGTTTCCGGCTTAAACAGAGGCAGCGGCGCATAAGGCATGGGCTGCCCGCCGGGTCCGCCATACACCAGATTGAGCGAGTTGGTGCGCAAGATAGCAAAACCGAGATGATCGTCAGCCGTGCGCAGGTAGAGGGTGGCGCCATCCGCATTGCAGATGCTTTTGGCTTCCACAACGATGCTTTCCAGCAGTTGGTCGAAGTTTTTTTCGGTGGAAAGGGAAATGCCCAGGGGCAGAATGACCTGGCGCAGGTCATCGGCTAATTTTTTCATGTCGTTGAAGGCGTTGAGGCAAGAGAGCGCCTGGGAGCGCACTTCGCGCTGCTGCAAGTGGGTTGTCAGGCGGGCTTTGACCAGGGCAGGGATGGTTGGCGCGCGCAGATAATCTACGGCGCCCAACTCCAGACAGGCAACGACCAAATCTGTTTCTTCGTCTTCGGCTAAAATGATGATGGGAATCTGGGCTAATCGGGGATTGGTCTGGACGCGGCGCAAAAATTCGGCGTTGTTTTGCGTGGCCAGTTGAATTTCAATGAGGATGATATCGAAAAGGCGGGAACTTAGTTGAATAAAGAGGGCTGAGGAAATCGTGCGGCAGGTGGTAATGGCGTACCAGCCGTATTTTTCCAGGGGGGTGGTTAAAGTTTTTAAGCGGGCTTCATCCGTATCGATGAGCAGTACGTGGGCATAACTGATGGTCATGGTTGGGGTGAGGAATGAGTTTTCAACAGGTTTGTCTGGAACACGGCCGTTCCAAAACCAATATGCTCCGATTGCCGAAGTGGTCATGTTCGTAGTGGAACTGATCCACTGCCCATAAAGCGAGATAAATACCCAGGCCGCCTAACGGCCGTTCCGTCCAAGGGCGCTTCCAAATCCGGCGTTGGCTCCGCGTGGGTCATATGACACGCCATTGTCTTCCAGGTAAATCGTCAAGTTGCTTCATCCACCTGCGACGAAACTGGCAATATCCCCAGAACGGCCAGCTTCCAGATAGCCATGCGTGATGATGTTGGTGACCAGTTCGTCCACCGCCAGGCGCACCCGGAAAGTCGCCCGGTCATCCAGCCCAGCCTCTGCGGCGGCCTGCATCGCAAATTGGACCGCCGGCTCTATCGCTTGTAACGTGCCCTCAACGCGAAGCGCTTTCATCCGGGTTTCGCCGCCTTTAGCGCGCATTCAGGTCAGGTCTAACCTGACCAGGTTTTCGCTGCGCCGTTAACGCCCTACCAGAATAACGACCGAACGCGCGCCAACCAGAAAAGATTCCTGTTCCGCCAAAAGCATTTCCTGACCCGGTTCGTGAATATCTTGCGGCGAGGCCATCCCGGTATTGGCCGCCACCCGCCAGCGGCGCTTATCCGGCAGATTGGGCAGTTCGAACTGATGACTTTCCCAGTGCATGTTCATGGCGACATAAATATGATCATCCTGCACCGTGCCCTGCCGGGCATGTTGGCCGCAGAGCATAAACGCCAGGGTGCGGTTGTGGTAAGACCAATCGGCATTCCAGGCTTCAACGCCATGCCAGGAGATGTCGGCATAGCCGCTGCCCACGTAATCTTCGTTGCGGAAATGGGTGCGGCCGCGCAGCACGGGGTGGGCTTTGCGGAAGGCGATGCAGTTTTTAAAGAAGCGGAAGATGTCGGAATTCGTTTCTACCTGGGTCCAATCGAACCAACTGAGTTCGTTATCCTGGCAGTAGGCATTATTGTTGCCCTGCCGGGTGTGGCCGACTTCATCGCCCATTAAAATCATCGGGACGCCCTGACTGACCATCAAAATAGCGACCGTGTTTTTCATGAGCCGTCGTCGCAGGGCGTTGATTTCCGGATCGGTGGTGGGACCTTCCCAGCCACAGTTCCAACTGTGATTGGGCGTGTGGCCATCGCGGTTGTTTTCGCCGTTGGCCCAATTATGTTTTTCATTGTACGAGAAAAGGTCGGCCAATGTAAAGCCATCGTGGGCCGTGACGAAGTTGATGGAAGCTGTGGGTCCGCGTTCCTGGTAGAGGTGGGGCGAACCCTGGATGCACTCGGCTAGCGCGCCTACCTGGCCCATATCGCCGGTGACGAAACGGCGCAGGGTGTCCCGGTATTGGCCGTTCCATTCGCTCCAACGGCCGTATGCCGGAAATGACCCCACCTGATACAGC
It encodes the following:
- a CDS encoding SpoIIE family protein phosphatase; amino-acid sequence: MTTSAIGAYWFWNGRVPDKPVENSFLTPTMTISYAHVLLIDTDEARLKTLTTPLEKYGWYAITTCRTISSALFIQLSSRLFDIILIEIQLATQNNAEFLRRVQTNPRLAQIPIIILAEDEETDLVVACLELGAVDYLRAPTIPALVKARLTTHLQQREVRSQALSCLNAFNDMKKLADDLRQVILPLGISLSTEKNFDQLLESIVVEAKSICNADGATLYLRTADDHLGFAILRTNSLNLVYGGPGGQPMPYAPLPLFKPETGYPNHDNVSTYVALHGQSVNIPDIYNSPEFDFSGVKQFDAQHNYHTVSCLTVPLKNNDVIGVLQLLNAKSVVDDHIIPFSIYHKLVAESLASQAAVVLHNHVLRQRQTDLLQAERELEIGRKVQTEFLPTSIPQPPGWDIAYHFEPSRVVAGDFYDVFHMPNSKIGLVVADVCDKGVAAAIFMAQVRSLLRAFIQQHYFLGDHGLLAHQVPVPPPPGITAFRPIDLAALLDSVMLTNVQVGSNHSNYNMFVTLFLAFLDPESGELIYVNCGHLPPLVLDETGVRQKLMPTGPAVGLTPNARYQVGSARLQPWRDAAGLYGWHYRSA
- a CDS encoding ATP-binding protein, giving the protein MKALRVEGTLQAIEPAVQFAMQAAAEAGLDDRATFRVRLAVDELVTNIITHGYLEAGRSGDIASFVAGG